One stretch of Weissella koreensis KACC 15510 DNA includes these proteins:
- a CDS encoding zinc ribbon domain-containing protein — translation MEKFCQSCAMPLNKNILGTETDGSRSQIYCTQCYLNGQFVQPSLNYNDMLEIGLRGINQARGSKMAKWLMKKSYPMLLKNTKRFKN, via the coding sequence ATGGAAAAGTTTTGTCAAAGTTGTGCAATGCCATTAAATAAAAATATTTTAGGAACTGAAACGGATGGTTCACGTAGTCAAATATATTGTACTCAATGTTATTTAAATGGCCAATTTGTTCAACCGAGTCTAAATTATAACGATATGTTGGAAATTGGTTTGAGGGGAATAAATCAGGCACGTGGAAGCAAAATGGCGAAATGGTTAATGAAAAAATCTTATCCAATGTTGTTGAAGAACACGAAAAGGTTTAAAAATTAA
- the rpmF gene encoding 50S ribosomal protein L32: MAVPTHKTSKAKKRSRRGGRGGIQTPAIHMNENGVYVRNHHVAADGSYNGKQVIEAK; encoded by the coding sequence ATGGCAGTTCCAACACATAAGACTTCAAAAGCTAAGAAGCGTTCACGTCGTGGAGGACGCGGTGGGATCCAAACCCCTGCAATCCACATGAACGAAAATGGTGTTTACGTACGTAACCACCACGTAGCCGCTGATGGTTCATACAATGGTAAGCAAGTTATCGAAGCTAAGTAA
- a CDS encoding ATP-dependent Clp protease proteolytic subunit: protein MNPIPYVIEQSARGERSYDIYSRLLIDRIIMLTGEINSAMAATIKAQLLFLDAQDPDKDIYMYIDSPGGEVIAGMSIYDTMNFVHADVQTIVVGLAASMASILASSGTKGKRFMLPNSEFLIHQPMGGTQGQETEMKIAYEQIFKTRKRLAQVLAENSDQPLERVNKDIERDHWLDADESLEYGLIDKILKNVSDK from the coding sequence ATGAATCCAATTCCATACGTCATTGAACAATCTGCACGTGGAGAGCGTTCATATGACATTTATTCACGTTTACTAATTGATCGTATTATTATGTTGACGGGTGAAATCAACTCAGCAATGGCTGCGACAATTAAAGCACAATTATTATTCTTAGATGCACAAGATCCTGATAAGGACATTTATATGTATATTGACTCACCAGGTGGTGAAGTGATCGCCGGTATGTCAATTTATGATACGATGAACTTTGTGCATGCTGATGTACAAACAATTGTTGTAGGTTTAGCTGCTTCAATGGCTTCTATCTTAGCTTCATCAGGAACAAAAGGGAAGCGCTTCATGCTACCTAATTCTGAATTCCTAATTCATCAACCAATGGGCGGAACGCAAGGACAAGAAACTGAAATGAAAATTGCTTATGAGCAAATTTTCAAGACACGAAAGCGTTTAGCACAAGTTTTGGCTGAAAACTCTGATCAACCTTTAGAGCGTGTTAATAAAGACATTGAACGAGATCACTGGCTTGATGCTGATGAATCTTTGGAATATGGCTTGATTGATAAAATTTTGAAAAACGTTAGCGATAAATAA
- a CDS encoding ArsR/SmtB family transcription factor — MKKEKPLLEEAIKIFKILGSETRLNILLLLEKKDMTVTDLFNELEVSQPAISKQLAILKEYKIISYDKKGVENIYKLNDLHILNVINSTMGHAEHVLNNQDCDNNA, encoded by the coding sequence ATGAAAAAAGAAAAACCTCTTTTAGAAGAAGCTATCAAAATATTTAAAATATTAGGTAGCGAAACCAGACTCAATATTTTATTACTATTAGAAAAAAAAGATATGACCGTAACTGATCTTTTCAATGAACTCGAAGTATCGCAGCCAGCGATATCTAAACAATTAGCTATTTTAAAAGAATATAAAATTATTTCTTATGATAAAAAAGGTGTTGAAAACATTTATAAATTAAATGATTTACATATCCTAAATGTTATCAATTCAACAATGGGCCACGCTGAACACGTTTTAAATAATCAAGACTGCGATAATAACGCCTAG
- a CDS encoding sugar O-acetyltransferase, with protein MNKQRQDPDIKALARKDVFKKVADGDWYQYAKEPKLQKIVKTSAQRIQKINQLAIEDDEQAMRELKQLLPHAAADVDIYFPITSIEYPNNLTVGARTFINANLQILSAGQVTIGKDCFIGPNCQLYTPNHHPSNPVLRREGWQYDLPITIGDDCWFGGSVIVLPGVKIGDNVVIGAGSVVTKDIPSNTMAAGNPARVIKQMPEIHE; from the coding sequence ATGAATAAACAAAGACAAGATCCTGATATCAAAGCGCTTGCTCGAAAAGATGTTTTTAAAAAAGTTGCTGATGGAGATTGGTATCAATATGCTAAAGAACCAAAATTACAAAAAATTGTAAAAACCAGTGCTCAACGGATTCAAAAAATTAATCAACTCGCGATTGAAGATGATGAGCAGGCTATGCGAGAATTAAAACAATTGTTACCACATGCTGCCGCTGATGTTGATATATATTTTCCAATCACTTCAATTGAATATCCAAATAATCTAACAGTAGGTGCTCGGACTTTTATAAATGCAAATTTGCAAATTTTAAGTGCTGGGCAGGTTACAATTGGAAAAGATTGTTTTATTGGACCTAATTGCCAGCTTTATACACCTAATCACCATCCTTCAAATCCTGTTTTAAGAAGGGAAGGATGGCAATATGATTTACCAATTACGATTGGGGATGATTGTTGGTTTGGCGGATCAGTAATTGTTTTGCCAGGTGTGAAGATTGGGGATAATGTGGTTATAGGAGCAGGAAGTGTTGTGACTAAAGATATTCCTAGCAATACTATGGCTGCTGGTAATCCCGCACGGGTTATTAAACAAATGCCTGAAATTCATGAATAA
- a CDS encoding cadmium resistance transporter: MYFTLMTSLFVGANLDFFILLIPLIKRHGFRDTVIGYIVGVAGMYLISATIGQMFQAIFPSWTIGILGLIPVYFGIKGAEEENRDNYLNLSILTVAFLYLTSCSADNIALYVPVLSMLTINQSIFYGFYFMLLAFITSILAYYTGNIKIVKWAFDKFGDMITRLIYILIGLFIVLESGLLEKIFNLLF, translated from the coding sequence ATGTATTTTACATTAATGACTAGTTTATTTGTAGGGGCTAACTTAGATTTTTTCATATTATTAATACCGTTAATTAAGAGGCATGGTTTTAGAGATACCGTTATTGGATATATTGTTGGTGTTGCTGGTATGTATTTAATTAGCGCTACGATTGGACAAATGTTTCAAGCGATATTTCCTTCTTGGACAATTGGTATTTTAGGATTAATTCCGGTCTATTTTGGAATAAAGGGTGCTGAGGAAGAGAACCGAGATAATTATTTGAATTTGTCGATTTTGACAGTTGCTTTTCTCTACCTGACATCATGTAGTGCGGATAATATAGCTTTGTATGTACCAGTATTATCTATGTTGACTATTAATCAGTCTATTTTTTATGGATTTTATTTTATGTTATTGGCTTTCATAACTAGTATCTTAGCTTACTATACAGGTAATATCAAAATTGTAAAATGGGCATTTGATAAATTTGGAGATATGATCACTAGGCTCATTTATATTTTAATAGGTTTATTTATAGTATTGGAAAGTGGATTGCTAGAAAAAATATTTAACTTGTTATTTTAA
- a CDS encoding VOC family protein yields MQFSVIHHIAINASDYVETKKFYVDQLGFEVIRETPRPAKNDLKLDLRLGDQELEIFIADHFPKRLTYPEALGLRHLAFKVENMDEALAELNAQGIEFEPVRMDELTNKKMTFFFDPDGLPLELHE; encoded by the coding sequence ATGCAATTTTCAGTAATTCATCATATTGCTATTAACGCATCAGATTATGTAGAAACCAAGAAATTTTATGTTGATCAATTAGGCTTTGAAGTTATTCGTGAAACTCCGCGTCCAGCTAAAAATGATCTTAAACTTGATTTGCGTTTGGGTGATCAAGAATTAGAAATTTTTATTGCAGACCATTTTCCTAAGCGCCTTACCTATCCTGAAGCTTTGGGATTGCGGCATTTAGCTTTTAAAGTTGAAAATATGGACGAAGCTTTAGCTGAATTGAATGCTCAAGGAATTGAATTTGAGCCGGTACGGATGGATGAACTAACAAATAAAAAGATGACCTTCTTCTTTGATCCTGATGGGCTCCCTTTGGAACTTCATGAATAG